One stretch of Balneola sp. MJW-20 DNA includes these proteins:
- a CDS encoding S41 family peptidase — MTLKKLILPGLLTFLFLAGLKVSGVEPVFEQKDPTTHLTKYIQAQRYIVSNYFGNADLNELYKSSIKYMVRSLSDSTMKVDGTPIDTLFKGLNVTSLTESASRFQNAYLYISNNNEEEDMGALTEQAIRGMFSTLDPHSIYIEPEDNEQIQEEFAGKFQGIGVQFNIIQDTITVITAIAGGPSDQLGIRSGDRIIEIEDSTSVGFTNEMVLRRLRGEKGSKVNVTIKRPNVSEPLYFTITRDDIPLYTVDTSYMLDEQTGYIKINRFAATTHQEFMQAMTDLKSVGMERLVLDLRGNPGGYLTQAIAIAEEFFPVGTELVSTKSKHSRFNGDYSSRKNGAFKDKPVIILVDEGAASASEIVSGAIQDHDRGLIVGKRTFGKGLVQQQYELIDESSVRVTISRYYTPSGRLIQKPFTEGGKEDYAYEIYRREEAQNDAVEFIDHVPDSLKFTTDAGRTVYGGGGIIPDYIIPEDTTVSAYVINFAIREQASFDFVRNFLDNKGDAFRAEWGGDFQNFRDNFQWSEEDKKGIKEMLIERGMAISDTVKTPRFTRDSLYIPEGHFEENSWLVEGRMKAELARQAWDMTKFYPIINDVFDTTIEEAMKLWDAVARLEALAQSGGTSSSEGK, encoded by the coding sequence ATGACCCTTAAGAAATTGATTTTACCTGGCCTGTTAACTTTTTTATTCCTTGCAGGACTTAAGGTTAGCGGTGTGGAACCGGTATTTGAACAGAAGGATCCCACCACTCATCTTACCAAATATATACAGGCACAGCGGTATATAGTCAGTAATTATTTTGGAAATGCAGACCTGAACGAATTATATAAGAGCAGTATCAAATATATGGTTCGGTCATTGAGTGATTCCACGATGAAAGTAGACGGCACACCGATCGATACACTTTTCAAGGGACTTAACGTAACTTCATTAACCGAATCCGCTTCCCGTTTCCAGAATGCTTACCTGTATATTTCCAATAATAATGAAGAGGAAGATATGGGTGCCCTTACCGAACAAGCGATTCGCGGTATGTTCTCTACCCTTGACCCTCACTCCATTTATATTGAACCTGAAGACAACGAGCAGATACAGGAAGAGTTTGCAGGAAAATTCCAGGGGATCGGTGTTCAGTTCAACATCATTCAGGATACCATAACGGTTATTACCGCTATTGCCGGTGGTCCAAGCGATCAGCTCGGTATTAGGTCCGGTGACCGCATCATAGAGATAGAAGACTCCACTTCAGTAGGATTTACAAATGAGATGGTACTTCGCAGACTTAGGGGTGAGAAAGGGTCTAAGGTTAATGTCACTATCAAACGGCCAAATGTCTCCGAGCCTCTTTATTTTACGATCACCCGTGATGACATCCCTCTCTATACGGTAGACACCTCCTACATGCTGGATGAACAGACGGGTTATATTAAGATCAATCGTTTTGCAGCCACCACTCATCAGGAGTTCATGCAAGCTATGACCGATCTCAAGTCGGTTGGCATGGAACGTCTGGTATTAGATCTCAGAGGAAATCCGGGCGGATACCTGACTCAGGCTATAGCTATAGCAGAAGAGTTCTTCCCGGTTGGAACCGAACTGGTATCCACAAAGTCCAAGCATTCCCGCTTTAACGGTGACTATTCATCCAGAAAGAACGGAGCTTTTAAAGATAAGCCGGTGATCATCCTCGTTGACGAAGGAGCTGCATCAGCAAGCGAGATCGTTTCCGGAGCCATTCAGGATCACGATCGTGGACTTATCGTGGGTAAAAGAACTTTTGGAAAAGGTCTTGTTCAGCAGCAATATGAGCTCATCGATGAAAGCAGTGTGCGGGTAACTATCTCCAGATATTATACCCCCTCCGGACGTCTCATCCAGAAACCTTTCACAGAAGGTGGAAAAGAAGATTATGCTTATGAAATCTACAGAAGGGAAGAAGCACAGAATGATGCTGTCGAATTCATAGACCATGTACCTGATTCACTTAAATTTACTACCGATGCCGGGCGTACTGTATATGGCGGCGGCGGGATCATTCCCGATTATATCATCCCTGAGGATACTACCGTGTCCGCTTATGTGATCAACTTTGCGATCCGTGAGCAGGCTTCCTTTGATTTCGTAAGGAACTTTCTCGACAATAAAGGTGATGCATTCCGTGCTGAATGGGGTGGGGACTTCCAGAATTTCCGCGATAATTTCCAATGGAGTGAAGAAGACAAAAAAGGAATTAAAGAAATGCTCATCGAGAGAGGTATGGCGATCTCTGATACGGTCAAAACTCCCCGATTTACCCGTGACAGTCTGTATATCCCGGAGGGCCATTTTGAAGAGAACTCCTGGCTGGTAGAAGGCCGGATGAAGGCTGAACTGGCACGACAGGCATGGGATATGACTAAGTTTTACCCGATCATAAACGATGTCTTTGATACTACCATTGAAGAAGCCATGAAGCTCTGGGATGCTGTTGCACGACTGGAAGCACTGGCACAGAGTGGTGGCACATCCTCTTCTGAGGGAAAGTAG
- a CDS encoding amidase, with product MKNLHIFLVILLFVISGCQPAERSAAYDDLGLEEITIEQLHEGYQNGTFTIADVTEAYLKRIDDIDQNGPALNSIIAVNPDAMEIAAELDRELSEGSIRGPMHGVPVVLKDNIDTNDGMPNTAGARIMANSFPDKDSYIVRKLRESGAVIIGKANLSEWANFHSSFSSSGWSGLGGQTNNPYDITRNPCGSSAGSGVAVSANLTMIAIGTETNGSITCPSNNNGIVGIKPTVGLLSRSGIIPISFTQDTPGPMARTVRDAAIALGAMTGVDENDSKTLASEGNYKTDYTQYLNEGGLEGKRIGFYTAPVGRHFRLDTLIYQTRRFLEEQGATIIELDQVAGRNVGGDSYNVLLYEFKDGLNKYFASLGDDAPVSSLEELIEVTLSDSVEMQYFDHDILLQAQAKGDLESAEYTEALERMLRYSREEGIDKVMDENDLDAIFGPTGAPAWKTDLTNGDNFGVSSSSPAARAGYPHITVPMGNIDGLPVNISFFGRAWSEPELIEIAYAFEQATQARIIPEFKGY from the coding sequence ATGAAAAACCTGCATATTTTTCTAGTCATTCTGCTTTTTGTTATTTCAGGCTGCCAGCCGGCAGAACGGTCTGCTGCTTATGACGATTTAGGACTCGAAGAGATCACTATTGAACAGCTTCATGAAGGCTATCAGAACGGTACTTTTACGATCGCTGATGTAACCGAAGCTTATCTAAAAAGAATTGATGACATAGATCAAAATGGCCCGGCGTTGAACTCTATCATTGCTGTAAATCCTGATGCCATGGAGATTGCAGCCGAACTGGACCGTGAGCTTTCCGAGGGCAGCATTCGTGGTCCCATGCATGGAGTGCCGGTGGTACTTAAAGATAATATTGATACCAATGACGGAATGCCAAATACTGCAGGAGCACGAATTATGGCAAACTCTTTTCCGGATAAAGACAGTTATATCGTACGTAAATTACGTGAAAGCGGTGCCGTAATCATTGGTAAAGCGAATCTGAGTGAATGGGCCAATTTTCACTCTTCTTTCTCTTCCTCGGGCTGGAGCGGTCTTGGCGGACAGACCAACAACCCTTATGATATTACCAGAAACCCCTGCGGGTCTAGCGCCGGATCAGGAGTAGCAGTGTCAGCCAACCTCACTATGATCGCGATCGGTACAGAGACTAACGGCTCGATCACCTGCCCTTCAAATAACAATGGGATTGTAGGAATTAAGCCAACGGTCGGATTACTCAGCCGTTCAGGGATCATTCCGATCTCGTTCACACAGGATACCCCGGGCCCAATGGCCAGAACGGTCAGAGATGCTGCGATCGCCTTAGGAGCTATGACCGGTGTGGATGAAAATGACAGTAAAACACTGGCCAGTGAGGGAAATTACAAGACCGATTATACTCAGTATCTCAATGAAGGCGGTCTTGAGGGTAAAAGGATTGGATTCTACACTGCTCCCGTAGGCCGGCATTTCAGACTGGATACTCTGATCTATCAGACCAGACGATTCCTTGAAGAACAAGGTGCTACTATAATCGAACTGGATCAGGTCGCGGGAAGGAACGTCGGGGGTGATTCCTACAATGTTCTATTATATGAATTCAAGGACGGGCTGAATAAATATTTCGCTTCATTAGGAGATGATGCACCGGTATCATCGCTGGAAGAACTGATCGAAGTAACCCTCTCGGATTCTGTTGAGATGCAGTATTTTGATCATGATATCCTTTTGCAGGCTCAGGCTAAAGGAGATCTGGAATCAGCCGAATATACAGAGGCGCTGGAACGTATGCTCCGTTATAGCCGGGAGGAAGGAATCGATAAAGTGATGGATGAAAATGATCTGGATGCGATCTTTGGTCCAACCGGAGCACCGGCATGGAAGACCGACCTGACCAATGGTGATAATTTTGGGGTAAGCTCCAGTTCACCGGCTGCCCGGGCAGGATATCCGCACATCACAGTTCCTATGGGCAATATTGACGGTCTGCCCGTGAATATCTCCTTCTTCGGAAGAGCCTGGAGTGAGCCTGAACTCATCGAGATCGCTTACGCCTTTGAGCAGGCTACACAAGCGCGAATTATTCCCGAGTTCAAAGGATACTGA
- a CDS encoding MCP four helix bundle domain-containing protein → MDPFLFYSMRELYNLSPKSRWRILLLLFSVMFILLASGLIENYNLQRVNEDISSMYADRLIPSSQIYYVTEYLFEKRVVLESIENRSDFDEEEVINRLRSRNSEMDSLISNYYQTYLVEDEAEHVQTFDRNLKIYLETEDRMAELMQNGRKEAALRLYETVGRDQFRSVIEELNILADVQLRVGQELLEKSRNELGYNKLLYYVRVLVIITIGIFILVIIRTSRLMHQPEQNYRMN, encoded by the coding sequence ATGGACCCTTTTTTATTCTATTCAATGAGAGAGCTATACAATTTAAGTCCCAAAAGCCGCTGGAGGATCCTCCTGCTTCTTTTTAGTGTGATGTTCATTTTACTGGCTTCCGGACTGATCGAAAATTATAATCTGCAGCGGGTTAATGAGGATATATCATCGATGTATGCCGACCGACTGATCCCCTCTTCCCAGATATATTACGTGACGGAGTATCTCTTTGAAAAAAGAGTAGTGCTTGAAAGCATTGAAAACCGCTCTGATTTTGATGAGGAGGAGGTCATAAACCGTTTGAGATCCAGAAACAGCGAAATGGATTCCCTGATAAGTAATTATTATCAGACCTACCTGGTTGAAGATGAGGCAGAGCACGTTCAGACCTTTGACCGCAATCTCAAAATATATCTTGAAACAGAAGATAGAATGGCTGAGCTCATGCAGAATGGGAGAAAAGAAGCGGCACTCCGCTTATACGAAACAGTAGGCAGAGATCAGTTCCGGTCAGTCATTGAAGAATTGAATATTCTCGCAGATGTTCAGCTTAGAGTAGGTCAGGAGTTGCTGGAAAAATCCAGAAATGAACTGGGTTATAATAAATTATTATACTACGTGAGAGTTTTGGTCATCATTACCATAGGTATATTTATTCTGGTAATAATCAGAACTTCAAGACTGATGCATCAGCCGGAACAAAACTACAGGATGAATTGA
- a CDS encoding serine hydrolase domain-containing protein, with product MKKTNISFLLILLITFITQACNAPEKVPPVPESELQTEDPMMQTIMDSVASKMRYYPDQIQFAFAFVDGDSTWYLGVLRENDILKEITNADSVYEIGSISKVFTGILLADMVVKEELQLETTLEDLGIETRTDFTFTLEELSTHTSGMPRIPSNMRWSAMFHQDNPYVNYDDDKLRDYLKNDLTTQSRPGTDYAYSNLGAGVLGYALQVKSDFDYEQLIQQVITTPLSMDQTTTDRSRIKNELVQGRDYNGKPTPNWDFNALIAAGGILSSPRDMIKFAKAQWDTTNTAIQLSQLPRHPVNSGMQIGLGWHIIYRNDGSAWLWHNGGTGGYRSTIYIDEVKKKALVILSNLSAGHSRSRLMDALGQDIMEILIKDES from the coding sequence ATGAAAAAAACAAACATTTCGTTTCTCCTAATTCTACTTATCACCTTTATTACCCAGGCCTGTAATGCCCCGGAGAAAGTTCCCCCGGTTCCGGAAAGCGAACTTCAGACTGAGGATCCCATGATGCAGACCATCATGGATTCAGTAGCATCCAAAATGAGATATTATCCTGACCAAATTCAGTTCGCATTCGCATTTGTAGACGGGGACTCAACCTGGTATCTGGGTGTACTAAGAGAAAATGATATTCTTAAAGAAATTACCAATGCCGACAGTGTTTATGAGATCGGTTCTATTTCAAAGGTTTTTACGGGTATCCTGCTCGCTGATATGGTAGTTAAAGAGGAATTACAGCTGGAAACCACCCTCGAGGACCTGGGTATAGAGACCAGGACCGATTTTACTTTTACGCTCGAAGAGCTTTCCACCCATACTTCAGGCATGCCGCGCATTCCGTCCAATATGCGGTGGTCGGCCATGTTCCATCAGGATAATCCTTATGTGAATTATGATGATGATAAACTCAGAGATTATCTGAAGAATGATCTTACCACGCAAAGTCGGCCGGGGACCGATTATGCCTATTCTAATCTAGGTGCCGGAGTACTCGGGTATGCACTTCAGGTCAAAAGTGATTTTGACTATGAGCAGTTGATTCAGCAGGTTATCACCACTCCTCTCTCAATGGATCAAACCACCACGGATCGTTCACGCATAAAGAATGAACTGGTGCAGGGCCGGGATTATAACGGCAAGCCGACTCCCAACTGGGACTTCAATGCATTGATAGCCGCCGGAGGTATTCTATCCAGTCCGCGTGATATGATTAAATTTGCAAAAGCACAGTGGGACACGACCAATACCGCGATTCAGTTGAGCCAGCTGCCAAGGCATCCGGTTAATTCCGGTATGCAGATCGGACTGGGCTGGCATATTATTTATCGGAATGACGGTTCTGCATGGCTATGGCATAACGGTGGTACGGGCGGATATCGCTCCACGATATATATAGATGAGGTAAAAAAGAAAGCACTGGTCATTCTTAGTAATCTTTCGGCAGGTCATTCACGGTCCAGACTAATGGATGCCCTTGGTCAGGATATTATGGAGATCCTGATTAAGGATGAGTCCTGA
- a CDS encoding carbon-nitrogen hydrolase family protein, with translation MTIKVSLIQHTPAFFDKEAIFSGMERTLESEAQKGADLIVFPESFIPGYPRGFSFGAKVGSRSEEGRDHYRDYHKSSVDLSTEDGKRLEEMARRHGVYLCVGLTEKVADNGSLYCSMVYICPDKGMLGTHRKIKPTASERVIWAEGDGSDLITCDTKLGRMGGLICWENYMPEARLAMYRKGVQLYIAPTADARDNWIASMQHIALEGRCFVLACNQYVEKKDIPEKYRSLLSPEPEVLCRGGSVIMSPMGEILAGPLWNKTGIVSAELDTDEITRSKLDFDVNGHYARPDIFHFDVKDQPDTV, from the coding sequence ATGACCATAAAAGTCTCCCTGATACAGCATACACCCGCATTCTTTGATAAGGAAGCTATCTTTTCCGGAATGGAAAGGACCCTGGAATCAGAAGCTCAGAAGGGAGCAGACCTGATCGTATTTCCGGAATCTTTCATCCCGGGATATCCCCGAGGATTTAGTTTCGGTGCTAAGGTAGGAAGTCGCTCAGAGGAAGGCAGAGATCATTATCGTGATTATCACAAAAGCAGCGTGGATCTCAGCACTGAAGACGGAAAGAGACTGGAGGAGATGGCCCGCAGGCATGGAGTATATTTGTGTGTTGGCCTAACCGAAAAGGTGGCCGATAACGGCAGTCTGTACTGTTCAATGGTTTATATTTGTCCGGATAAAGGGATGCTAGGTACCCACCGAAAGATCAAACCTACCGCATCTGAAAGAGTAATATGGGCAGAAGGTGACGGCAGCGATCTGATCACCTGTGATACAAAATTAGGCAGAATGGGAGGCTTGATCTGCTGGGAAAATTACATGCCGGAAGCCCGGTTGGCGATGTACCGAAAAGGAGTTCAGCTTTATATTGCCCCTACCGCAGACGCCCGAGACAACTGGATCGCATCCATGCAGCATATTGCATTGGAAGGGCGATGCTTTGTACTTGCATGCAATCAGTATGTGGAAAAGAAAGATATACCCGAAAAATACCGAAGCCTGTTATCCCCGGAACCGGAAGTATTATGCCGGGGTGGAAGCGTGATCATGTCACCAATGGGGGAGATCCTGGCCGGACCGCTTTGGAACAAGACCGGGATTGTAAGTGCGGAACTGGATACTGATGAGATCACCCGGAGCAAACTGGATTTTGATGTAAACGGGCATTATGCACGACCGGATATCTTTCATTTCGATGTGAAGGATCAGCCGGATACAGTATAA
- a CDS encoding DUF4153 domain-containing protein, translating into MKFSLPSLSDFLTSSRDSFLRFPLPILSALIGTSVAIWLAGLSYTQETEYGWLYNLSFTCSLGIPLLTGLKVLSESWSLDTTRSWLLRSGGVILLLLYYFTLSDNITEEPYLQLSRFFLYFIALHLFVAFAPFTRNKNVDEFWNMNKTLFLNILHSATYSATLFIGLAIALVSVDQLLEISVDDETYLQLWFFMVGIFNTWFFLSHFPKDFDSDVSVREYPSGLKIFAQYVLIPIVSVYILILYAYMTKIIIEWQWPNGWVANLVLIFSITGIFSLLLLYPFEKEDKNRWIRTYSKGYYFALIPLIVLLSLSIWTRISEYGITINRYYVVILALWLTGFVLYSLLSKKRNIKVIPVSLCITAMLISAGPWGAFSIAENSQKDRLEYYLDQYGYLDTSSRFIQGDQEIPFEDRGEISSIINYLVEYHGLKSFKEYFEQPVEDALKVIKEDSLIVVSNEEKIMRLLGIEYISSFSRSSVDDDQYYYIYLENQWAADISIYEQIISDIDINVLNSEVTVKDKSGRTWGILVNEDGNRLTIGLKESDHLIDISLTEFLEELAQRMQGTASNAMPFTLMNLPVEDEELSLMIIFHSLNATLGEDPKLNSTRIDLLIDLMED; encoded by the coding sequence ATGAAATTCAGTCTTCCAAGTTTATCCGATTTTCTCACAAGCAGCAGAGACTCCTTTCTGCGGTTCCCTCTGCCAATTCTTTCAGCTCTTATCGGCACCTCCGTTGCTATATGGCTTGCGGGACTAAGTTATACTCAGGAAACTGAATACGGGTGGTTGTATAACCTCAGCTTCACCTGTTCTCTGGGTATACCCTTATTAACCGGATTAAAGGTACTGAGTGAGTCATGGAGCCTGGATACAACCCGATCCTGGTTGCTGAGGTCCGGTGGAGTCATATTACTGCTGCTGTATTATTTTACTCTGAGTGACAATATCACAGAGGAACCGTACCTGCAACTGTCCCGATTCTTTCTCTATTTTATTGCCCTGCATTTGTTTGTAGCATTTGCTCCCTTCACCCGGAATAAGAACGTCGATGAATTCTGGAATATGAATAAAACCCTATTCCTGAACATTCTCCACTCAGCCACTTATAGCGCAACATTATTCATTGGACTGGCCATCGCCCTGGTATCCGTTGATCAGTTACTAGAGATCTCGGTAGATGATGAAACCTATCTGCAATTATGGTTCTTTATGGTTGGGATATTCAATACCTGGTTTTTCCTCTCCCATTTCCCAAAAGACTTTGATTCCGATGTCTCGGTCAGGGAATATCCCTCCGGATTAAAGATCTTTGCTCAGTATGTTCTTATACCCATAGTAAGTGTATATATACTGATTTTATACGCATATATGACTAAGATCATTATTGAATGGCAGTGGCCAAATGGGTGGGTCGCTAATCTGGTGCTGATCTTTTCCATTACCGGAATCTTTTCTCTTTTATTGTTATATCCTTTTGAGAAGGAAGATAAAAACCGATGGATCCGCACTTACTCCAAAGGCTATTATTTTGCTTTGATACCCCTGATCGTTTTACTGAGTCTTTCTATATGGACACGTATCTCTGAATACGGGATCACGATCAACCGGTATTATGTGGTCATCCTCGCACTGTGGCTGACCGGCTTTGTACTTTATTCTTTGCTTAGTAAAAAAAGAAATATAAAAGTGATCCCGGTCTCCTTATGTATTACCGCAATGCTGATCTCAGCAGGTCCCTGGGGAGCCTTCAGTATAGCTGAGAACAGCCAGAAAGACCGCCTGGAATACTACCTGGATCAATACGGATATCTGGACACATCGTCTAGGTTCATCCAGGGGGATCAGGAGATCCCGTTTGAGGATCGTGGTGAGATCAGTTCCATTATAAACTACCTGGTTGAGTACCATGGTCTCAAAAGCTTTAAGGAATATTTTGAGCAACCGGTTGAAGATGCTCTTAAGGTGATAAAAGAAGACAGTCTGATCGTCGTAAGTAACGAAGAAAAGATCATGCGCCTCCTGGGCATTGAATACATCAGCTCATTTTCAAGATCATCTGTCGACGATGATCAATACTATTATATATATCTGGAAAATCAGTGGGCTGCGGATATCTCCATTTATGAGCAGATCATCAGTGATATAGATATTAACGTTCTGAACAGCGAAGTCACGGTCAAAGATAAGTCGGGAAGAACATGGGGTATCCTGGTAAATGAAGATGGTAACCGTTTGACTATCGGTCTAAAGGAAAGTGACCATTTGATAGATATCTCCCTTACTGAATTTCTGGAAGAACTTGCCCAGAGAATGCAGGGAACTGCGAGTAATGCTATGCCTTTCACCCTGATGAATCTGCCGGTAGAAGATGAAGAGTTATCTCTTATGATCATCTTCCACAGTCTTAATGCAACACTTGGAGAAGACCCAAAATTAAACTCAACCCGCATCGATCTGCTGATTGATTTGATGGAGGATTGA
- a CDS encoding sodium:solute symporter family protein — MDVQTWTYILVGATFALYIGIAIWSRAASTSDFYVAGAHVSPLTNGMATAADWMSAASFLSMAGLISFMGYDGAVYLMGWTGGYVLLALLLAPYLRKFGKFTIPDFIGDRYYSNFARTIAVICALIVSFTYVAGQMRGVGLVFSKFLEVNIDLGVLIGMGIVFFYAVLGGMKGITYTQVAQYCVLIFAFMVPAFFISMQLTGSPIPQIGFGSTVADGSGTYLLDKLDQLHTELGFAAYTGGTKSMQDVFFITAALMIGTAGLPHVIVRFFTVPRVKDARVSVGYALVFIAILYTTAPAIAVFARTNLVETVSEQPYKEMPDWFSTWEETALLTWVDKNEDGIINYVPGAAIEGAPEIRRTETGEVVRGRNGEVLVSNAPTPGNNELYIDRDIMVLANPEIAGLPAWVAALVAAGGLAAALSTAAGLLLVISTAVSHDLIKKQIKTDISDKAELMWARISAAAAVVVAGYFGINPPGFVAEVVAIAFGLAAASFFPAIILGIFYKKMNRQGAISGMIAGLLFTLGYVVFYKILFPEYNTPEYWWFGISPEGIGTLGMLFNLVISFTVGMLFPAPPEEIQELVEEIRYPRKRGD, encoded by the coding sequence ATGGATGTACAGACATGGACCTATATACTGGTTGGAGCTACGTTCGCACTGTATATCGGTATTGCGATCTGGTCAAGGGCAGCCTCCACCAGTGATTTCTATGTAGCCGGTGCCCACGTAAGTCCTCTCACTAACGGTATGGCGACTGCCGCCGACTGGATGTCGGCCGCCTCATTTTTAAGCATGGCTGGACTCATTTCCTTTATGGGATATGACGGGGCGGTTTATCTGATGGGCTGGACCGGAGGCTATGTACTCTTGGCCTTATTGCTGGCACCTTACCTGAGAAAATTCGGGAAATTTACCATTCCGGATTTTATTGGAGACCGTTATTACTCAAACTTTGCCAGAACCATTGCTGTGATCTGTGCCCTCATCGTATCCTTTACCTATGTTGCCGGACAAATGAGAGGGGTCGGCCTTGTATTTTCTAAATTCCTGGAGGTCAATATTGATCTAGGAGTACTTATTGGGATGGGGATCGTATTTTTCTATGCGGTTCTGGGAGGGATGAAGGGGATCACCTATACCCAGGTGGCACAGTATTGTGTTCTTATATTTGCTTTCATGGTGCCTGCCTTTTTTATCTCGATGCAGCTAACCGGGAGTCCAATTCCTCAGATCGGTTTTGGTTCAACCGTAGCTGATGGCTCAGGAACTTATTTACTGGATAAACTGGATCAGCTGCACACTGAACTGGGTTTTGCTGCATATACCGGGGGAACCAAGAGCATGCAGGATGTATTCTTTATCACGGCTGCGCTCATGATAGGAACAGCCGGTTTGCCGCATGTGATCGTTCGGTTCTTCACGGTACCCAGGGTAAAAGATGCAAGGGTATCAGTAGGCTACGCACTGGTATTTATTGCGATCTTGTATACAACGGCACCTGCAATTGCCGTATTTGCAAGAACCAACCTGGTTGAGACGGTCAGTGAACAACCCTATAAGGAAATGCCGGACTGGTTCAGTACCTGGGAGGAAACTGCTTTACTGACCTGGGTAGATAAAAATGAGGATGGGATTATAAATTATGTGCCTGGTGCAGCGATCGAAGGAGCTCCTGAGATCCGCAGAACAGAAACGGGTGAAGTGGTTCGAGGCCGGAACGGAGAAGTATTGGTAAGTAATGCTCCGACTCCCGGCAACAATGAATTATATATTGACCGTGATATCATGGTACTGGCTAATCCTGAGATCGCAGGTTTGCCGGCGTGGGTAGCTGCACTGGTTGCAGCAGGGGGGCTTGCTGCTGCTTTGTCTACAGCAGCCGGACTATTGCTGGTAATCTCAACAGCAGTATCTCATGACTTGATCAAAAAACAGATCAAAACGGATATTTCAGATAAAGCGGAGCTGATGTGGGCAAGAATATCTGCAGCAGCAGCAGTTGTAGTCGCAGGATATTTCGGGATCAATCCCCCGGGCTTTGTTGCTGAGGTGGTTGCTATAGCATTTGGACTTGCTGCAGCTTCTTTTTTCCCGGCTATCATACTCGGGATCTTCTATAAGAAAATGAACCGGCAGGGAGCTATTTCCGGTATGATAGCGGGGCTGCTGTTTACTTTAGGTTATGTGGTATTTTATAAGATCCTCTTTCCGGAATACAATACCCCGGAATACTGGTGGTTTGGTATTTCACCGGAAGGGATCGGTACCCTCGGTATGCTGTTCAACCTGGTGATATCTTTTACAGTAGGGATGCTATTTCCTGCGCCTCCCGAAGAGATACAGGAATTGGTAGAGGAGATCCGGTATCCTAGGAAAAGAGGGGATTAA
- a CDS encoding DUF4212 domain-containing protein codes for MSDNNMTAYWKKNLKYLGILLLVWFLVSYVFGILLVPQLNEIRMGGFKLGFWFAQQGSIYSFVILIFVYVYLMNKLDKRFNVQED; via the coding sequence ATGTCGGATAATAACATGACTGCATACTGGAAAAAGAATCTGAAATACCTGGGGATACTCTTGTTGGTATGGTTCCTGGTTTCTTATGTATTCGGCATTTTGCTGGTACCCCAGTTGAATGAGATACGGATGGGAGGTTTTAAACTGGGATTCTGGTTCGCACAGCAAGGCTCGATCTATAGCTTTGTGATACTCATCTTTGTCTATGTTTACCTGATGAATAAGCTTGATAAGCGCTTTAACGTACAGGAGGATTGA